A single window of Sebastes umbrosus isolate fSebUmb1 chromosome 16, fSebUmb1.pri, whole genome shotgun sequence DNA harbors:
- the shda gene encoding src homology 2 domain containing transforming protein D, a: MAKWLKDYLNFGARRDPPQPPRPDYSESEILRAYRAQKELDFEDPYQHSDKEHQNGGFSPCSATVSLPSFPAFGSVLPNGVEVKVVSPKHRLIKVDSQEFGCCKVPLSPVTVQEEPVVPSAPAASDTDTDYSDPFDVRPDPRGRPNWEPKSAPTDCCSYMEPFEAQRIISELQHSMMTNRSGSGDGGQLYDNPYEERTRHYHRAAPAAQQLTQRFEGGLLQIDSRESKLPQDDERPADEYDQPWEWKKDNISKALAVQFEGAERERSRAQTDQTRLTKTGTTAESTTLRLVGDTPPLLGERVDPSMPLERQVWYHGALSRSEAESLLTLCKESSYLVRNSQSCRNDYSLSLRSCKGFMHMKFTQSSEGRYVLGENSPPFSTIPEVIHFYTTHKLPIRGAEHMSLLYPVIVQTL, from the exons ATGGCAAAGTGGCTGAAGGACTACCTAAACTTTGGCGCCAGGCGTGACCCTCCACAGCCCCCGAGGCCAGATTACAGCGAGAGTGAGATTCTGAGGGCCTACAGAGCTCAGAAGGAGCTAGATTTCGAGGACCCGTATCAACACTCTGATAAGGAGCATCAGAATGGTGGTTTCAGCCCCTGTAGTGCCACAGTGAGCCTTCCTTCTTTCCCTGCATTTGGTTCAGTGCTGCCTAATGGTGTGGAG GTGAAAGTGGTGTCTCCCAAGCACAGACTTATTAAAGTGGACTCTCAGGAGTTTGGCTGCTGTAAAGTCCCCCTGAGTCCTGTGACTGTTCAAGAGGAACCC GTGGTTCCTTCTGCCCCTGCCGCGTCGGACACTGACACAGACTACTCTGATCCATTTGATGTCCGTCCAGACCCCAGAGGCAGACCAAACTGGGAGCCCAAATCTGCACCAACAGATTGCTGCAGCTACATGGAGCCTTTTGAGGCCCAACGGATTATCTCAG AACTGCAGCACAGCATGATGACTAACAGGTCTGGGAGTGGAGATGGCGGCCAGTTGTACGATAACCCGTATGAGGAGAGGACTCGTCACTACCACCGAGCTGCTCCAGCAGCACAACAACTAACTCAGAGGTTTGAGGGCGGACTTCTCCAGATAGACAGCAGGGAGAGCAAGCTGCCTCAGGATGATGAGAGGCCGGCTGATGAATACGACCAACCTTGGGAGTGGAAGAAGGACAACATCTCTAAAGCTCTAGCAG TTCAGTTTGAAGGGGCAGAAAGGGAGCGCTCGCGAGCTCAGACAGATCAAACCAGACTCACCAAGACGGGCACAACAGCCGAGTCAACTACACTCCGTCTGGTTGGTgacactcctcctctcctcggAGAGAGAGTGGATCCATCCATGCCACTGGAGAGACAAGT GTGGTACCATGGAGCCCTGAGCCGCTCGGAGGCAGAGAGTCTACTGACGCTGTGCAAGGAGAGCTCCTACCTGGTGAGGAACAGCCAGAGCTGCCGGAACGACTACTCGCTCTCACTCAG GAGCTGTAAGGGCTTCATGCATATGAAGTTCACTCAGTCTTCAGAGGGCCGCTATGTGCTCGGGGAGAACAGCCCTCCCTTCTCCACTATCCCCGAGGTCATCCACTTCTACACTACACACAAGCTGCCTATCAGAGGAGCTGAACATATGTCCCTACTGTATCCTGTCATAGTGCAGACCctctga